TCATTTGAAATGTTGGTAAAACTCCCATAGTCCACTAAACCAAGATGTGTCCTGTGGTTGTACAGTGTTCGAATGTTTACAGACAGCATTCGAGATATGGCCATCCAGCTAAATCCTAAATCCCGCATGTGAGTAAGCTGAACAGCTGGTATGTTGtaccttaaaaaagaaaaaaaagaaagaaatgtaagtGAATGACTGATTTTACAGTATATTCAGTGGTGGACTGTAATTATGTACATGTACTATAATTAGAAAGTTTGTAACATTCTTTTGACGTAGTGGAGTAGAGGTATAAAGTAGCGGAAATGAAAATATTGTAGTGAAGTCTAGTAGGCCTAGGTTACAGTTCTAAATATATTTACTTCCCACCACTAAATACAACACCTTGTATTAATAATCTTAGCAGTTTCTTGATTGTAACATGTACAAAAATTGAAATATAATCAAAAGTATATTCCTGGCCTGCAACAACATCCATCCCCATACATTTGTTCAACGCTGAAGTTGGCTTCCGATTCAAAGCTTCCGATTTGGCAGTTATGgggaaattaaattgaaaatgtatcTCTAAATACACTTTTACAGAtctgaaaatgtgtttaaaaaatcTATAGCCTCTCTGGGACAATTTAGTCCTGGTATAATGGTTTTAGAACTGACCTGGTTcaatgtggtctacatgtgaaaaaaaagtcaaatctcCCTTTATCATAATAAAGCTTTTACAAATCTATAAAAGTGTTTCAAACATCATTAATAGTTTAACTAAAATGTCTAACAAGTTAAATAGTCAGCAATGCAAGTTATTGCCTAGGTTTCCCTCAAATGCCAAATCGGTCGCTGTGAATCGGAAGCCAACTTCAGTATCATTACAGTTGTTTCCATTTATATCACTTACCTCGGTCTTCCTACCCGAGATGCAGAATGTGTGCCCATACTATGCGCTTCCATTTGAAGAGTTACTTCTTCCAACATCTCCCAAAGACACTCATAAATTCCGTCAAGAAGGATGCATAATGTTCTTTCAGCAACATTTTGTGGCACAGGATTGCTCATGAGCACCAAGAATGTCGCAATAATGGAAATATGATCCTCAAGGTGACGCGATATAATTTCCAAACTGTTTGTGTCATTTGGCGTATGACCAGCTATTGCAAGAAAAGATTCCAGTTCAATAAAGTATTGGACAATTTCAGCCGATGCCATTTTGTGTAGCCAGGGAAATCAGAAGGGTACTCCTTTGATGATGCAAGCATCAAGGACTCTCAAGATTTCATTTAATATATTTAGACTTAATTCAATATATTcggactttcattcaatatattcagactttcattcaatatattcagactttcattcaatatattcagactttcattcaatatattcaaggttcattcaatatgtTCTgacgttcattcaatatattcagactttcattcaatatattcagactttcattcaatatattaaaGGTTAATTCAATATGTTCTgacgttcattcaatatattcagactttcattcaatatattcagactttcattcaatatattctgacgttcattcaatatattcaagatTCATTCAAAATaatcagactttcattcaatatattcaaggttcattcaatatattctgacgttcattcaatatatacaaggttcattcaatatattcaaggttcaatcaatatattcagacgttcattcaatatattcagactttcattcaatatattcagaataagattcattcaatatattcaaacttcacatatatatatataataaatttcCTAaatggcatatatatatatatatatatatatatatatatatatatatatatatatatatatatatatatatatatatatatatatatatatatatatatatatatatatatatatatatatatatatatatatatatatatatatatatatatatatatatatatatatatatatatatatatatatatatatatatatatatatatatatatatatatatatatatatatatatatatatatatatatatatatatatatatatatatatatatatatatatatatatatatatatatatatatatatatatatatatatatatatatatatatatatatatatatatatatatatatatatatatatatatatatatatatatatatatatatatatatatatatatatatatatacatatatatatatatatatatatatacatatatatatatatatatatatatatatatacacatatatatatatatatatatatatatatatatatacacatatatatatacacatatatatatatatatatatatatatatatatatatatatatatatatatatatatatatatatatatatatatatatatatatatatatatatatatatatacatatatatacatacatacatacatacatatacatacatacatacatatatatacatacatatacatacatatatatatacatacatacatacatacatacatacatacatacatatacatacatacatacatacatatatatatatatatatatatatatatatatatatatatatatatatatatatatatacacatatatatatatatatatatatacacacatatatatacatatatacatacatatatacacacacacacatccatccagatggacaggaaaggtgggacaaaaaacactgtttatacattatttattaaaagCAATAACATTCAGGCCAGTACAGACTTTATACTTTATCTTGCTGCTAGACGATGTGTGATTCATTTCAGTGTCCTTTTATCCATGGGATTCTTCTGAGGAGAAACACCAGAAGACACTCTACATTATGTACTGGGTTCAATAAATAGGTATTATGGAGCAAAAGAGTTAGGCTGTTTGATGACATTCACAACCAAACATCCACAAACCAAGTTAAGAAACTGATTTCTATGTGCTGTTCAGATCATGATGTTGGCAGTGGAGAAACAAAAGGAGTTGATCTGTGCAGCATGATAAAAGTCAAAAGAGAACCCAATGATGCACCTGACGCGGTTCATGACCACCTTTCCCTCTCATTTGATCCTCTTGTAGATTTTCTCGGCGAAGTTGAGGAAGACTGAGTGCGGAAGGTTTTGAGCGTGACAAGCGATGAGTTTCTGTAGCCGCTTGTAGCTCTCTTCCTCATATTTGTGGTACAGTGTTGGCATTTGCAGGGTGTTGTACAGTGCTTTGACCTTTTCCACACAGGCATCATCGTGGCGCCCGTAACATCCCTGAGGAGAAGATGAAATGATGTTGTGCTAATGTACTAGCGAGCAGTTCTAGTAGGacgtctaaaaaaaaaaaaagtagaatcaGAGGCCACCACATACATGGAGGAGTCAAAGGATAATACCCAAAACACATAGTTTCACTTGTCTATATATAACAaattataacaataaataaaatttctATTGCTGCAAAGCATTTTTGGTCTCTTTATTGTTGAGTGATGTTTTAGCTgattgtaggaaaaaaaatatatatctataaaagtgatacatttctcttttttcaaatttttaggcctttattttcacaggaaagagaagacgtgaaaggggaaagagagggggaatgatatccagcaaagggccgcaggttggagtcgaacctgcggccgctgagtcgaggagtaaacctctatacagtataagtgcgcctgctctaccaactgagctaacgcGGCCACACTCTGCATTTCATTCTGTTAAAAACACCACTTTTGTAGCCTGACGTCGTCTGAGTCAGAATGAGAGTCTGATACTGCttcattgggctgtgattatggggtgTTTCAatcgaaccaggaaagaaaataggCTCGtttgagccagatctgcgcagaatcgatcaccggcgatcgccgcccaatgcatgtcggttagatttgtgtccgacttgatcccgatgtgcactgacgtcatgcacacgtgggcaacgataacctcacaagatcaaggcggccgcagtttttagagccaggcgccgcagttgctctccaccgacttcaagacccaggcggacccagggcatgctgggaaatgccggcctctcagctgatccaACAGTttattggttcagaatcgactctacatgatgatgttttatataacctttttattgattttgattggGGAttaatctgttcagattacagatcatctacagtctgttggtaattaaaatcagcaacagatcgcatatagagcattttgagagctactctgtcataaaaaaaacatctggagactgtgtaggagctgatatatgggtctgataacattttattaaatcggaatcggaccaccagtgtttctgtcacttcctgttcaacctgaaggctgctggaaacggctggaaactgtccggcttgagagcggatttttgtcaccgcccccggctgctgccgcctgctctcgtccgctttacaggcgaggcgcagttcatctcaaaTGAGCccaatgcctctgcactcaatgtaagtttaagtacatttaaagtccattatattaaaatacatttttaaattgaaatctgtATGTGAGCAACAAAATCCCTGCATACATAGTTTGCAGCCAAATAACATTGGTACTAGAGCTgtgcaatatggagaaaatcaaaaatcccgatattttttaccaaatacctcgatgtcgatattgtagtgttgacaattggtgctttctcAAAATATGCACTCAATGAGATTTTTTGATAAGtaatcatcagttatgttgatataataactatgtgggtaaaggcaaataatagaaagctagaacagtctggtgtgttcggaaaattacatcactctactgtgatgcagcctttaaaaccagaaaaagacaagacttgcgtcatatcaggatattacgatatccaaaatttaagaggATATCTAGCCTCCTATACCGATATCcatacaatatcgatatattgcccagccctaattggtACATATTTGTAAATGATCAAACTGAAAGGGTTGTCCCACCTCCAGCTCTGCTCGCTGTTCAGGGGTCATGGTTTCCAGGGCTGTCACCACCAGCCAGCTGCATTTGTTATCCTGGATGTCTGTACCAATCTTTCCTGTCACAGCAGGGTCTCCATAACAGTCTAAGTAGTCATCCTGCAAATGACAGACATTGGGTGGTTATTAACTCTGTATAGTGTGCAGCATATTATTCAATAGGTGACGTGAAAGCGGGGGGGACGTGTAAAAGTAATTACCTGTATTTGAAAGAACTCTCCCATCTCCAGTAAGATGTTTTTGGCATTATTGTGCTCCACTTCACTCTCAATCCCTGCCTACAAAAGCAAGGTAAACTAGTTATAAGAAAGAGTTTGACATTACTCGGTTACTTTCCTTCTGTCATGTGTGTACACTATAAACACACTCACAATGTACATTGCAGCTGCCACTGGGAGATAAAAAGAGTAAAAGGCTGTCTTGTATTTCACAATAGCTTTGTATCTGAAAGACAAGAAGAGAAATAATTACACCCATCTGCTTTGGTATAAAAACAGCATTCTTTGTAAAAATTTACTTTTCAGATTTATCTTCACAACCTCTCAATGGTGAATCTGTTGAGGTCAACCTGACCAGGGGGAGCCGTCATGAGGTCCAGAGCTTGGCCGAGCTCGGTCTGGAAAGTTAcctgaaacaaacagaaatgcacTATGAAGCCTGtattaatgtgtatgtgtgtgtgtgtgtgtgtgtgtgtgtgtgtgtgtgtgtgtgtaattaaatCAGGACGCATAGTACCTCAGTAAATAGCTCTAGTAGGCGAACGTAGTAGGGCTGATCCCTGCAATGTCTCCGAAGCAGTCTATAGATTGACCCTTCTAAGAGAAATGAATCGTTGATCGCATCCAGACCTATGCCAtccttaaaaacaaacagacatggTTCACTGAGTGTGCCATTAACagttgaaaataaattattacacaacaacaacaacaacaacaacaacaacaggcttTTAGGGTCTCTTTTTCTGGATTATATGAAGTCTGACCTTTTTGTACCAGCAGGGCTGTCCTCTCCGGGTCACAGATCCATCCATGATATCATCTGCCACCAGGAAAAAGGCCTGAAGCTGCAAGCAACATAGACACAGTCATAACACTTAATGATGAGAGAAAGTAACACCCTTGCAAAGTGTCATTACTATAGCTAGTCTGAGTCTGTGCTTGTGAGCTCAAGTTTTAGCAACACATTGGGAAGCACATAACAGCTTAAGCTGcctacaaatatatatttacagtggtgaaaagtaactaagtacatttacctaAGTACTGTAatcaagtacaattttgaggtgcttgtactttacttgagtatttccatatCATACTACGTTaaacttttactccactacatttatgtCATAACTTTAGTTTCTAATTACTTTACAAATTCAgattattattaatacaaaatataaaattaatttataaatgATGATgaagggctgtcaaaatgaacacgCTAATGAGTTAAtgccactttttctttttttttttaaacccacacGTTCTGTGAATTGGGCCTCGGGCCGCTCCGTAatttgggaaatcaggaagcaATTCAGCAGTAACgttgtggatggctagcagaaacacACCTACTTGAGCAGAAATAGATAAGGGAAATGGTATTTTGAATGGCATGTTCAGTTTTAATCAGTTTGCCATATTATGTCTTCAGCATATTTTTTGAGCATACAGTAGCTTTGAGGTTATTCTGGAGAATATTCTAGACAGTACTTGTCATTCTTTTGAATTGTTGCAGTAATAATAAATTGCATAAAGCAAGCATTTTGTCTGCTCCCATGTTGATGAAGGTAttacaaacttgaaaaatatcccttttaaagtacatttcgaacagataaaaaaaaaagaagaaatgtgcgattaatcgcgagttaactatggacaAACATGCATTtaattgacagccctagtattaTTATAGATGAAACTATCCAGCAGGTACTGGTACAGTTTGGTACTTTGAgtacattttgatgctaatacgtTTTCTTGTAAcggagtatttctacactgtggtattgctactttacTGATTGGCTGTGTAACGTTACACGTCGCAGAGGCAGGCAGGGAAAACTCTGTTCCGCAAAAACGGCTCACGTAGGAGCTGAAAACTAAATAACAAGATTGTGccgtaatttctttttgttttataaaattggtatcgaaaaaagtattgtttaggaaccggtatggAAGTCAGGGTATTGgtattgatctttttttttaaaacaatacccagccctactagtAGTAAGCGTTTAATTTATAGCATCAGGATAGTGGATGTGGGATTGATTTAACTTTGTCACCCAGTGGAGAGGTGTGGCtaattgatgtgtttttaggaAAGGCTACACTGGCAATGCTGCTTTTGGCCTTTTAATGggatgttttgagaaaaaaatgtggACTATGGCCAGACTTATCCTTTACTATATCACAACATTGGTCATTAGTCATTACCAACTCAATGCACCAGCCAACCAACAGGGCCCGCTGCACTGTGTCCTGTGTGAGCTGCGCTGGTGGGAGAAGCTCTCTTAGGGTTCCAATCACAGACAGGCCTCGGTTCCTCTTGCCTCCAGGGGAATTGTACACCAAAACCTACAAGAAATAGATGCAGATAAGGAACCACATGCAATAGCAGTTCAACACTTGCCAGAAGCAACTAGGCAAAAAAAGACGACATACATACCTCTCTCAACCTGGCCAGAGCATCAGCCAGCGCAGGGTCGGCGAAGTCCCTCACTGAAAGCTCCGTCACCAGCTCATCAAACTGGGCTTCAAACAGCTGAGGATCTGACAGTAACGCCTTTTTGTTGCTGTGCGTCCCATTGCAATTGCTGTCCCCCTGGAAAGACGAGATGCACAGCAGAATAGGTGTGGTTTCTAATTTAAGAGGGAACACGGCCTTCCACATGGTCCGGATTATTTTAGGGGCATTAATGATCAAGCTCAGGTGACGGCTCATTCTCAACCAACCATCCAAAATCTCTGACTAACCGTAAACAAGCTTAGCTCAAACATGTCGGACTGCAACATTAGCTAACAGTAACGTAACTAACGCTAAACCATATAACGGTACATTTGTTTCGGTTGAGGAAAACTAACTCTACCAACGTGGTTCGCTCCATGGTCTCTTAGTCCACAGAACTCCGTAAACAAGAGCGAGGATTAGCTAGGTCACGTGAATTCATTTACCaattactagctagctaaccttgGCATGAAAAGAAGCGACGTTAACTTGCATTGTTATCCTGCATCCAGCCTGTTACCAAAGCTAGCTTTAGTATAccgaatttaaaaaaaaagttcatacaTATGCCTTTACATACCATAATGATACTGTCCTCTTAGTCCAAACTGTTCCGTATAATTGTGCGAAATAGTTTATCCTCTGGTTCTTCGTCTTGCTGTCAAACTGAAGTCTGTGAACGTCTCCTCAAACAAGGATGTGCAGATTGTAGTTCGCTGTCCCGCTTCTGTCCGTTTAAATACAAATCAGTAGAACTAAATTTCCCAACATACATTACGAGTGGTGCATGTGGGCGTGGATTTTGGAAGGCTCCATTTGACATTGAGCGTTTTGATTGGCTGGTACCATCGAACCAGGATGGGTTTTCACACTGGCTGACCAATATAATTTGAGAAGAGGTGGAGTTTAGGTGGAGTGGGGAGATTATGAAGCCAGGGGCGCGTTcagcccattgacatatatataaaccCATGGATGTGGTAGTTTGCGCAACCGCACAGCACTTTTAATACACACATTTCTGACATACGGAGCCCCTAAGGGGAGAAAACATTAAACTTTTTGTGTTACTTCCATCCCTCATAGTAGAAACGTTCATACTATATACGTAAATATAGTTTTACGAgtataaatgataaaaaaataaaaataaaacagagatataatatatatatatatgtataaaaaacCTTACACTCCTGTCTGGGATTTTGCCCTTCATTATATGTATAAACCACCAACAAAGGTATTTTTATTTGATGTCTatcatttatttcatatttttgaaATACATAACTTGCATTGAAAGTTTTGCCATTGACACTGCATTTAAAATCTGAAATAGGTGTCATATTTAGATACATTAATTAGTCCGGTTTCAATGCTCTATCCTGTTAATCCTGCCATACAGATATACATTTCTTCAAATAAATAGTTTTATGCAAGACAGGAGGTAGAAATTCAGCTCAGTGCCTTAATAAGggagtgtgtgcctgtgtgcaggctaagtgtgtatgcgtgtgcatTTTTAAAATTAGGTACATACATATGAGTGTATCCAAAATGTCAATATCATCATTTAGTGAGCACACTAAAAAGACCTTTCAAAGAATAAAACTCCAATCTGACACAAATATTGAAAAACTTCAAAATCCCGTATCCAGAGCTGCTAGACCCATCATATGTTCACAGTCAGCAGCCCAaggctcttttttttccatttaccaCCCATCCTCAACCCCTGCAGGTCCAAAGATAACCGTGccaacacatactgtagtggGAAGCCAACTGTATGTAACAAATTTGTCTGCACATTTATTGCAAGAGACTCTTAATGTCATCAGAGTCACGGTGCAATTTACACCTCTTTATCTCATAGGATCACAGATATGCCTGCCTGTGATAGGGTTTGAAACATGTCAAACCCTATCATAATCAAATTAGGATGCAGAGGCATGTTGAGAGCCATCTGGCAGAAAACTTTGGGAGCGCTGCACATCTTCGACTCTAGCCATCGCCTTCAGCTATCtgttaacacaaacacatttcaaatgGCTACTATCATAGGTCTTGGGTGCAAgaggaaaaaagtcaaaagcaTTGTCAAAACATGCAGATAAAGACACTCTGAGGACATGTTACGTAGTTACACAGACGGTCAGGATTGAATTCACAAGGTTCCTGCTGTATGCGGGGGGCTTTAGCAAAACATGCACATATGCAAATCAAACCACCGTGTCCAGGGGCCACCCACAGAGAATACATTTCAAAGGCTGAGCATGTGTCTGTGGCGTGCATTAATATCAATGTTAAAAATGCTGGCTGCCTTTTTTTGAAGGCCAATGTTGAGGTGGAAAAACATGGAGAAAGTGGGAATCTGaattgcaaaaagaaaaagccaaaaTTAGCAACTCAGTTAAGGGTTTTCCATGCGTCCTCATGTGCAACCTCAGCAAACTATATGTTTATTGAGatgcattttcttttaacaatgGAAGACAAAATAAGGGTTTCCATGATCACTTCATCTGAGTGATCCTGTGGATGAATGGCAATGTACAAAAGGGCCAGAAGCATATTGCAACCCATAGTTATGTAATAGACTGAATGTACATGTGAGTAAGTGGTAGTTGTAGCATGAATGCTAGTTGGGTTCTCTCTCCAGTCTTGATGAAAAATATGTCTCCAGATCAGTATTGAGAGATGGAGTGGAGAATACAGCAGAAAAGATGCCTCTGGTTGGTTGTCTCTGATTTATTCTGTTAGAACAGGGACCACACTGCCCAGAAATAAGCATCTAGTGACCGTTTTACAGATGAAATAGTGTAAGCTCTGGGCTGATGTTCAGAGTGATAAAGAGCACCACTGAATAAGGCCATTTGCACAGTTGGCTTCAGAAAATGGAGGTgacaaagaggaaaaggagggaAGACTTTCACATTTTCAGAACTAGATATCTCCACTAAACTGCCCCACTCTCCATTTCATTAGCCTGCCTTATTTCCTCTTGTCTTCCTTACAACCCTATCAACTCATATGCATCCCATGTTTCTCCTCCATCCCTTCTTCACCCTCCTGCCCTCCTCACAGTGCAGACTCTGAGTAAAGAGCTCCTGATGACCCATGCGGTGGATGAGGTGTCACTAATCGGCGTAG
This window of the Perca flavescens isolate YP-PL-M2 chromosome 6, PFLA_1.0, whole genome shotgun sequence genome carries:
- the fdps gene encoding farnesyl pyrophosphate synthase isoform X2, with product MGDSNCNGTHSNKKALLSDPQLFEAQFDELVTELSVRDFADPALADALARLREVLVYNSPGGKRNRGLSVIGTLRELLPPAQLTQDTVQRALLVGWCIELLQAFFLVADDIMDGSVTRRGQPCWYKKDGIGLDAINDSFLLEGSIYRLLRRHCRDQPYYVRLLELFTEVTFQTELGQALDLMTAPPGQVDLNRFTIERYKAIVKYKTAFYSFYLPVAAAMYIAGIESEVEHNNAKNILLEMGEFFQIQDDYLDCYGDPAVTGKIGTDIQDNKCSWLVVTALETMTPEQRAELEGCYGRHDDACVEKVKALYNTLQMPTLYHKYEEESYKRLQKLIACHAQNLPHSVFLNFAEKIYKRIK
- the fdps gene encoding farnesyl pyrophosphate synthase isoform X3, with the protein product MSRHLSLIINAPKIIRTMWKAVFPLKLETTPILLCISSFQGDSNCNGTHSNKKALLSDPQLFEAQFDELVTELSVRDFADPALADALARLREVLVYNSPGGKRNRGLSVIGTLRELLPPAQLTQDTVQRALLVGWCIELLQAFFLVADDIMDGSVTRRGQPCWYKKDGIGLDAINDSFLLEGSIYRLLRRHCRDQPYYVRLLELFTEVTFQTELGQALDLMTAPPGQVDLNRFTIERYKAIVKYKTAFYSFYLPVAAAMYIAGIESEVEHNNAKNILLEMGEFFQIQDDYLDCYGDPAVTGKIGTDIQDNKCSWLVVTALETMTPEQRAELETSY
- the fdps gene encoding farnesyl pyrophosphate synthase isoform X1, which gives rise to MSRHLSLIINAPKIIRTMWKAVFPLKLETTPILLCISSFQGDSNCNGTHSNKKALLSDPQLFEAQFDELVTELSVRDFADPALADALARLREVLVYNSPGGKRNRGLSVIGTLRELLPPAQLTQDTVQRALLVGWCIELLQAFFLVADDIMDGSVTRRGQPCWYKKDGIGLDAINDSFLLEGSIYRLLRRHCRDQPYYVRLLELFTEVTFQTELGQALDLMTAPPGQVDLNRFTIERYKAIVKYKTAFYSFYLPVAAAMYIAGIESEVEHNNAKNILLEMGEFFQIQDDYLDCYGDPAVTGKIGTDIQDNKCSWLVVTALETMTPEQRAELEGCYGRHDDACVEKVKALYNTLQMPTLYHKYEEESYKRLQKLIACHAQNLPHSVFLNFAEKIYKRIK